In Gemmatimonadaceae bacterium, a genomic segment contains:
- the lepB gene encoding signal peptidase I: MAKTARKSASKSSKPANVVAQARANSGQKKNSQPAGKWLWENFKSLAGAVLIYLFVKTLFIEAFRIPSGSMIPTLLIGDWLFVNKLAYGPSIPFTNAHLPGYTQPKHDDVIVFISPYQADNAPDFTPTLVKRLKGMPGDTLYMRNGLLYLDGLPQRQGFTGTNPIQNDTAVNADFDWQHSIEIKNSRFGPPPAQPTLGNWGPLVIPKDHYFMMGDNRYCSKDSRYWGVVPKENIRGRPLFVYYSYTPNPPDNVDELNCAGTTTDRPLPFITAIRWTRLGHIIK; encoded by the coding sequence ATGGCCAAGACCGCTCGCAAATCCGCCTCCAAGAGTTCCAAGCCCGCCAACGTCGTCGCGCAAGCGCGCGCGAACAGCGGCCAGAAGAAAAACTCTCAGCCCGCCGGCAAATGGCTCTGGGAGAACTTCAAATCGCTCGCCGGCGCGGTGCTCATCTACCTGTTCGTGAAGACGCTGTTCATCGAAGCGTTTCGCATTCCGTCGGGCAGCATGATCCCGACGCTGCTCATCGGTGACTGGCTCTTCGTGAACAAGCTCGCCTACGGACCGAGCATTCCATTCACGAACGCGCATCTGCCGGGCTACACGCAGCCGAAGCATGATGACGTCATCGTGTTCATTTCGCCCTATCAGGCCGACAACGCGCCGGACTTCACGCCGACGCTCGTCAAACGCCTCAAGGGTATGCCGGGCGACACACTCTACATGCGGAACGGCCTGTTGTATCTCGACGGGCTTCCGCAGCGGCAGGGGTTCACGGGCACGAATCCCATTCAGAACGACACGGCGGTCAACGCCGACTTCGATTGGCAGCACTCCATCGAAATCAAGAACTCGCGCTTCGGCCCACCGCCCGCGCAGCCGACGCTGGGCAACTGGGGACCGCTCGTCATTCCGAAGGATCACTATTTCATGATGGGCGACAACCGCTACTGCTCCAAGGACAGCCGGTATTGGGGCGTGGTGCCGAAGGAGAACATTCGCGGACGTCCGTTGTTCGTGTACTACTCGTACACGCCGAATCCGCCGGACAATGTCGACGAGCTCAATTGTGCCGGGACGACTACGGATCGGCCGCTGCCATTCATCACAGCCATTCGGTGGACCCGGCTCGGGCATATCATCAAGTAA
- a CDS encoding response regulator: protein MSTPGNEALRVLVADDDPLVRLLVVAVVAELGLETEVACDGGEAWRTFEEWRPNVVVLDADMPIVDGIEVCRRIRETEDGDQVFVMFLAGRDCPEALQSLLDAGADDFITKPTTPEQLRARLMVTRGRISQERTRRQAEAELSRARWLSGIGEATLSLQHEINNPLTALLGSAELMRMELRDRGETSELLEVIHEQALRIAEVVRRLRRLKNPESVDLVGGSRMIDLWREQATG from the coding sequence GTGAGCACACCCGGGAACGAGGCGCTTCGTGTGCTCGTCGCGGACGACGATCCGCTCGTGCGGCTGCTCGTCGTTGCCGTCGTGGCCGAGCTGGGGCTCGAGACCGAAGTGGCGTGCGACGGCGGCGAGGCGTGGCGCACCTTCGAGGAGTGGCGGCCGAACGTCGTCGTGCTCGATGCGGACATGCCGATCGTCGACGGAATCGAAGTCTGCCGCCGCATTCGCGAGACCGAGGACGGCGATCAGGTCTTCGTGATGTTTCTCGCGGGGCGCGACTGTCCGGAAGCGCTGCAGTCGTTGCTCGACGCGGGCGCGGATGATTTCATCACGAAGCCGACGACGCCGGAGCAGCTGCGCGCGCGGCTCATGGTGACGCGCGGGCGCATTTCGCAGGAGCGCACGAGACGACAGGCCGAGGCCGAGCTGTCGCGCGCACGCTGGCTCTCGGGCATCGGCGAAGCCACGCTCTCGCTCCAGCACGAGATCAACAATCCGCTCACCGCGCTTCTCGGCAGCGCCGAGCTGATGCGAATGGAGCTGCGCGACCGCGGAGAGACGAGCGAGCTGCTCGAGGTGATTCACGAGCAGGCGTTGCGCATCGCCGAAGTCGTGCGCCGCTTGCGACGGTTGAAGAATCCGGAGAGTGTTGATCTCGTCGGAGGATCGCGCATGATCGACCTCTGGAGGGAGCAGGCAACCGGATAA
- a CDS encoding deoxyribonuclease IV: protein MTHYFGAHTIDNGGIHMAARRAGASGMRALQIFTAIPKYYGDKISIKPERVERFRAALAEAKIDPRFVVAHAAYVLNTATPDEEKSTRARYGLAKELERSSALGIGAICFHPGAATDDDREAAAERVARAIVHALEHVPSGATRVLVENTAGAGRTFAKTAAEVGAILRQVPKQHRARTGYGLDTCHLFSSGYDLREDGAVSRAFDEFEEATGEPPGFLHLNDSEGELGSNKDRHVLIGDGQIGDGAFRQIVRDRRSAGIPLILETPQLNYEIAEDDPAPDPYDLQMIALLESFPL, encoded by the coding sequence GTGACCCACTATTTCGGCGCGCACACGATCGACAACGGCGGGATTCACATGGCGGCGCGCCGGGCGGGGGCCTCGGGAATGCGCGCGTTGCAGATCTTCACCGCCATTCCGAAATACTACGGCGACAAGATTTCGATCAAGCCGGAGCGCGTGGAGCGATTTCGCGCCGCGCTCGCGGAAGCGAAGATCGATCCGCGGTTCGTGGTCGCGCACGCGGCGTACGTGTTGAACACGGCGACGCCCGACGAGGAGAAGTCGACGCGCGCGCGCTATGGACTCGCCAAGGAGCTGGAGCGCTCGAGCGCACTGGGCATCGGCGCCATCTGCTTTCATCCAGGGGCGGCGACGGACGACGATCGTGAAGCGGCCGCCGAGCGTGTGGCGCGTGCGATCGTGCACGCGTTGGAACATGTGCCGTCGGGAGCGACGCGTGTGCTCGTCGAGAACACCGCGGGCGCGGGGCGGACGTTCGCGAAGACCGCGGCGGAGGTGGGCGCGATTCTGCGCCAAGTGCCGAAGCAGCATCGTGCGCGAACGGGATACGGCCTCGATACCTGTCACCTGTTTTCGTCGGGCTACGATCTGCGCGAGGACGGCGCGGTGTCGCGCGCGTTCGATGAATTCGAGGAGGCGACGGGCGAGCCGCCGGGATTTCTGCATCTGAACGACAGCGAAGGCGAGCTGGGATCGAACAAGGATCGCCACGTGCTGATCGGCGATGGGCAGATCGGCGACGGTGCGTTTCGGCAGATCGTGCGCGATCGGCGGTCGGCGGGAATTCCGTTGATTCTCGAGACGCCGCAATTGAACTATGAGATTGCGGAGGATGATCCGGCGCCGGACCCGTACGATCTGCAGATGATCGCGCTGCTCGAGAGTTTTCCCCTATGA
- the pruA gene encoding L-glutamate gamma-semialdehyde dehydrogenase: MAVRTAPETASERSAAESRQAEDTIHPRSAPLSGFNGTRRVPTPINEPIKSYAPGSPERIALKARLAEMANERVDIPIVIGGKEIRTGETAQAVMPHNHRHVLGDWHKASTKHVEQAIAAAAKAREEWANWAWEDRAAVLLKAAELLSTTWRATLNAATMLGQSKTAFQAEIDSACELIDFWRFNTHFAQELYDEQPMSSPGMWNMTDYRPLEGFVYAVTPFNFTAIGGNLPTAAALMGNTVIWKPASSAMLSAHYVMRILDEAGMPPGVINFVPGDPAEISNTLLSHRDLAGVHFTGSTTVFNSMWKTIGANMSQYATYPRIVGETGGKDFIVAHPSADPQALAVAIARGGYEYQGQKCSAASRVYVPRSLWNEVRDRAVSMIEEIRVGDVRDFRNFMGAVIDEKAFRKISDYLGDAKKNAKIVTGGTAEGKDGYFIKPTLIQTENPSYRLLCEEIFGPVVTAYVYDDDKWEDTLKVVDTTSPYALTGAVFANDRGAVREAMMALRNAAGNFYVNDKPTGAVVGQQPFGGARGSGTNDKAGSKLNLVRWISARSVKETFSPPLDYKYPFMAEE, encoded by the coding sequence ATGGCCGTCCGCACCGCTCCCGAAACAGCGTCCGAACGCTCCGCCGCCGAATCACGACAGGCTGAAGACACCATTCATCCGCGTTCGGCTCCGCTCTCCGGCTTCAACGGCACGCGCCGGGTACCGACGCCGATCAACGAACCGATCAAGAGCTATGCGCCCGGTTCGCCCGAACGCATCGCCTTGAAGGCGCGCCTGGCCGAGATGGCGAACGAACGCGTCGACATTCCGATCGTCATCGGCGGCAAGGAAATTCGCACGGGCGAGACCGCGCAGGCCGTGATGCCGCACAATCACCGCCACGTGCTCGGGGATTGGCACAAGGCGTCGACGAAGCACGTCGAGCAGGCGATCGCCGCGGCGGCCAAGGCGCGCGAAGAATGGGCGAACTGGGCGTGGGAAGATCGCGCCGCCGTTCTGCTCAAGGCGGCGGAGCTCTTGTCGACGACGTGGCGCGCGACGCTCAACGCCGCGACGATGCTCGGCCAATCGAAGACGGCGTTTCAGGCCGAGATCGATTCGGCGTGCGAGCTGATCGACTTCTGGCGCTTCAACACGCACTTCGCGCAGGAGCTGTACGACGAGCAGCCGATGTCGTCGCCCGGCATGTGGAACATGACGGACTACCGCCCGCTCGAGGGATTCGTCTACGCGGTGACGCCGTTCAACTTCACGGCGATCGGCGGCAACCTGCCGACGGCCGCGGCGCTCATGGGCAACACGGTGATCTGGAAGCCGGCGTCCAGCGCGATGCTCTCGGCGCACTACGTAATGCGCATTCTCGACGAAGCGGGCATGCCGCCGGGCGTGATCAACTTCGTACCGGGCGATCCGGCCGAGATCTCGAACACGCTGTTGTCGCATCGCGATCTCGCCGGGGTGCACTTCACCGGCAGCACGACGGTGTTCAACAGTATGTGGAAGACGATCGGCGCGAATATGTCGCAATATGCTACTTATCCACGCATCGTCGGCGAAACGGGCGGCAAGGACTTCATCGTCGCGCATCCGTCGGCCGATCCGCAGGCGCTCGCCGTCGCGATCGCGCGCGGCGGCTATGAGTATCAGGGACAGAAATGCTCGGCGGCGAGCCGCGTCTACGTTCCGCGGTCGCTGTGGAACGAAGTGCGCGATCGCGCCGTTTCGATGATCGAAGAGATCCGCGTCGGCGACGTGCGCGATTTCCGCAACTTCATGGGCGCCGTCATCGACGAGAAGGCGTTCCGCAAGATCAGCGACTATCTCGGCGACGCGAAGAAGAATGCCAAGATCGTTACTGGAGGAACGGCGGAAGGAAAGGACGGCTACTTCATCAAGCCGACGCTGATTCAGACTGAGAATCCCAGCTACCGCCTCCTCTGCGAGGAGATCTTCGGTCCGGTCGTCACGGCGTACGTGTACGACGACGACAAATGGGAAGACACGCTGAAGGTCGTTGACACCACGTCGCCGTACGCGCTCACGGGCGCCGTGTTCGCGAACGACCGCGGCGCGGTGCGCGAAGCGATGATGGCCCTGCGCAACGCCGCCGGCAACTTCTATGTGAACGACAAGCCGACGGGCGCCGTCGTGGG
- a CDS encoding gluconate 2-dehydrogenase subunit 3 family protein has protein sequence MPSFVLTRRGFLASLAATAPLAVVVRRAHAAAIAHLRADPSTLNALAEVVLPAKALGRAGLLHAASEFRDWQTGYREGAELNHGYGTSRLRTTGPTPVTRWTRQLDDLDAAARSAHQKPFAALSIAQRETLVRSALQSQRVDRMPSVESAPHVALALLSHFYSSTQANDLCYEAHIGRETCRPLAQQAKKPLPMLKLSER, from the coding sequence ATGCCCTCTTTTGTGCTGACGCGACGCGGATTCCTCGCCTCACTCGCGGCAACCGCCCCACTCGCCGTCGTCGTGCGCCGCGCGCATGCGGCGGCGATCGCGCACCTGCGAGCCGATCCGTCCACACTCAACGCGCTCGCCGAAGTCGTGCTGCCGGCCAAGGCACTTGGCCGCGCCGGGTTGCTGCACGCAGCGAGTGAGTTCCGTGACTGGCAAACAGGATATCGCGAAGGCGCGGAGTTGAATCACGGGTATGGCACGTCGCGCCTGCGCACGACGGGACCGACGCCGGTGACGCGCTGGACCAGACAGCTCGACGATCTCGACGCCGCGGCGCGCTCCGCGCACCAGAAACCGTTCGCGGCGCTCAGCATCGCGCAGCGCGAGACGCTCGTTCGGTCGGCGCTTCAGAGCCAACGCGTCGATCGGATGCCGTCGGTCGAGAGTGCACCGCACGTCGCGCTGGCGCTTCTGTCGCATTTCTACAGCAGCACGCAAGCGAACGATCTGTGCTACGAGGCGCACATCGGCCGCGAGACGTGCAGGCCGCTCGCGCAGCAGGCGAAGAAGCCGCTGCCCATGCTCAAGTTGAGCGAACGATGA
- a CDS encoding SWIB/MDM2 domain-containing protein: MAAKKGGKKSAKKGGAKKGGAKKGGAKKGGAKKGGAKKAAKKGGAKRTPNAAFMRPMTPDAALAAVVGSNPIPRTEITKKLWGYIKRNGLQDAKERRMINADDKLKPVFGGKGKVSMFEMTKLVNKHIK; the protein is encoded by the coding sequence ATGGCTGCAAAGAAGGGTGGAAAGAAGTCCGCCAAGAAGGGCGGCGCGAAGAAGGGCGGAGCCAAGAAGGGCGGCGCGAAAAAGGGCGGGGCGAAGAAGGGCGGCGCGAAGAAGGCCGCGAAGAAGGGCGGCGCCAAGCGCACGCCGAATGCGGCGTTCATGCGGCCGATGACGCCAGATGCGGCGCTCGCCGCGGTGGTCGGCAGCAACCCTATTCCCCGTACCGAGATCACGAAGAAGCTCTGGGGCTACATCAAGCGCAACGGGCTTCAGGACGCGAAAGAGCGTCGCATGATCAACGCCGACGACAAGCTCAAGCCGGTCTTCGGTGGCAAGGGCAAGGTCTCGATGTTCGAGATGACCAAGCTCGTCAACAAGCACATCAAGTAG